CGGTCATCAGACCCTCGCCAATTTCGAGGTCTACAGCTATCCCGAGCCGGGCTCGGTCGTCATGGTCTTCTCCATGCTCATGCTCGGGCTGGCTCTGGTGCTTGCGCTCCGGGCGGCCCGGAAGAAAGAGATGGAATGACGGCTCTTCCTCCCACGGCAGGAACACATCCGGGCCGGTCCGCGGGCATCCGCAGAGTATGCTGCAGGTGTTTCGTTGCCGCACTCCTGGTCGGGGGCGTGGTACAGCCCCTGCCGGCGATCGGGCAATCCTTGATCTCGCGGATCGCTGCTGCCCGTCCGGGAGACACGGTCCTTGTCCGCGGTGGCGTGTGGGAGGGCGATCTGGTCTTGGACCGGAGGATCGCGCTGATCGGTGTTGGGTCGCCCGTCATCCGGGGGAGCGGCAATGGGAGTACCATCACGATCACGGCGGACTCGTGTACCGTGGCGGGGTTCGTGATCGAGCGGTGCGGGCGCATGCTCGTGCATGAGGATGCCGGCATCCTCGTCCGTTCGAAAGGCAACCGGATCCTCCGGAACCGGCTCCGGGACATTCTCTTCGGGGTGTACCTCTTCCGGGGCAGGGGCAACACGATCGACGGGAATGAGATCACCGGCCGACGGCACCTCGATGTCGGCCAGCGGGGCAGCGGGATCCATGTGTACGACTCACCGTGGAACGTGATCGCGGGGAACACGGTCACCGATGTCCGTGATGGGATCTACATCCAGAATGCGAACCATACACACATCGAGCGGAACAATGTCCACCACGTGCGGTACGGCCTGCATTACATGTACGCCGACTCGAACACCTTCCTCGGGAACCGGTTCGAGGACAACGCCGCGGGAGCTGCGGTCATGTATAGCCGCGGCATTGTCATGCGGCACAATGTGTTCGCGCGGAACAGGGCCTTCTCTGCGTTCGGCGTTCTGCTGCAGGATTGTCACGGTCTGGTGGCGGACTCGAATATCGTCGATGACAATGCGATCGGGATCTTCCTGGAGAACTCACGGCATGGACGATTCCGGCACAACATCATTGCACGGAACGACCTGGCACTGCAGATGTTCCAGAACGCGGATGGGAATACCTTCACGGAGAATGCCTTCATCGACAACCTGAGTCCGCTGGTCGTGGTCGGCAAGCGCACCGGTTCGCGGTGGAGCGACGGCGGACGGGGGAACTACTGGAGCGGGTACGAGGGGTATGATCTCGATGGGGATGGCGTGGGCGACGTACCGATGCGGATACAGAACGTCTTTCATTATCTCGAAGGGAGGAACAGCGCGGTCCGGCTCTTCCTGTACAGTCCGGCCTCGCAGGCCCTTGCTGCAGCTTCCGCGGCCTTTCCGATCATGCAGCTGACGGAAGCGTCCGATCCGCATCCGCTCATGGATCGGGAACGCCTGTTCACGGGACATGCGATGGGGAGGAATCCGTGATCGAAGTGAGCCATCTCTCCAAGAATTTCGAACGGACGAAAGCCGTGCGGGATGTGTCGTTCACAGTCCGCGAAGGAGAGGTCTTTGCCTTTCTTGGTCCGAACGGGAGCGGGAAGAGCACCACGCTCAAGTGCATTGTGGGATTGTCGCTTCCGGACAGGGGAAGCATCCGGATCAGCGGCATCGATATCCGGCGTGAGCCCCGTGCTGCCCGGCAGGTGATCAGCTATCTTCCCCAGCGTGTGGTGTTCCCGGACTCGCTCACAGCACGGGAGATCCTGATGTTCCATGCGCGGCTCCGCGGTGTGGCGCCCGCTGTGGTGGACGCCGTTCTCGAAAAGGCGCGCTTCGTGACGGGGGCGGACCGGCCGGTCGGGGGGTTCTCCGGCGGCATGACGCAGCGCCTCGGGCTTGCGGTGGTGGCACTACCGGATGCCTCGGTCCTCCTGCTTGACGAGCCGACGGCCAATCTTGATCCGCATGGAGTGCGGCGGTTCCGGGAGTTCATCGTGCAGCAGAAAGAGGCGGGCAAGACGATCGTGTTCTCCACGCATCTGCTTGCCGAAGCGGAGCAGCTTGCGGACCGTGTCGGGATCTTTGTCGGGGGGCGGCTCGTCGCCGAAGAATCTGTGGAAAGCCTGCAAGCCTTGTCCCGCACCGCACACTCGATCGAGGACCTGTATCTTCACTATGTGGGAGACGAGCATGATGAAGCATAGCCTGGCACTCTTCCTGGTGCTGACATTCATTGCTGCAGGGTGTGGTGGCAATGAGCCGCGGCCGGTGGACATCTTTCCCGAAGACCTGTGTGCGGGGTGCCGCATGGCGATCTCGGATGCACGGTTCGCATCGGAGATCATTGCGACCGATGGAACCGTCCACAAGTACGACGACATCGGCTGTCTGCTGCATGCAAGGCAGAAGATGCCGGCGCATGAGATCGCGGCCATCTTCGTGAAGGACTACGAGACCCTCGCATGGGTCCCGTACGGACGCAGCACGATCGTTACAGCCGGTATTCATACGCCCATGGGCTCGGGCCGGATCGCGTTCGCTTCGGCGGACCGTGCCGCGGCATTCGTGAAGGCACATCCACCCGAGGAGAAGACCGGTGAGAACTGCGAAGCGTGCACGGAGTGATGCGATGACCACGTCGCCCATCGTCCTCATCGCACAACGGGAGCTGACCATCACCGTCAGGAACCGGTGGACGGTGATCATGGCTGCGGTGTTCGGTGTGCTGATGCTGGTGATCGCCTGGGCCGGCGTCGCTGCCGAGGGGTATGATGGTATGGCCGATTTCACCCGCACCTCCGCGAGCATGGTGAACCTCGTGCTGTATGTGGTCCCGCTGATGGCACTCGTCCTGGCAACGCTCAGTTTTGCCGGTGATCGCGGGACGACGGAATTGCTGTTCTCGCAGCCTGTCTCACGGACGGAAGTGATGCTGGGAAAGATCGCCGGCCTCTTCGTAGCGATGGGAGGTGCGATGGTGGCCGGCTTCATCGTGTCCGGGGGCGTGATCCTATTCCAGACCGGCACGGAGGGCATCGGTGGCTTCATCGCCTTCGCGGTCATGACGTTGCTCCTCGGATTGATCTTCCTGTGTGTGGGAGCGCTTGCCACGATGCTGGCAGGCCGGCGTCCGCGCTCGTTCGGATTCGCCATCCTGCTCTGGTTCCACTTCGTGCTGTTCTATGACCTCGTGGTGCTCGGTCTGGCGTCGCAATTGCGCGGGCAGAGTGCGGTGACGGCGCTCTTCCTTTCCCTTTTCGGGAATCCGGTCGACCTTGTCCGTGTCGCTTCCTTGATCGTACTGGACAACGAAACGATCTTCGGCGCAACGGGGGCTGCGCTGTTGCGCTTCCTCGGTGGTCCGGAAGTGAGCATGCTCGTGCTCGTGGTGGCTGCCATGCTGTGGGTCGGCCTGCCTCTGCTCTGGGCCCGCGTCGTGCTGCGGTCACAGGACATCTGAGATGCCCGGGCTGTACGCAGGCCGGGGTCTGAAGAGTTCAGGGAAGGGGAGAGGAGAGGTCGTTACGGAAAGGCGGGCAGCATGGAGACAACGCGGCGGGTCAGTCCGATGACACCGGCGGGTACCCACAAGTGGGTACCCATCGTGGATGACGATCTGTGCACCGGGTGCGGCGCATGTGTTGAGGCCTGCGGACCCCGGTGTCTGGAACTTGTCGCCGGTAAGGCGCTGCTTGTCCGGCCGCACGATTGCGGCAGCGAGGAACACTGCATTGCTCCGTGTCAGGAGGATGCGATCCGGATGGCGTGGGTGCCATGGGAGGGCGATTGCGCGCGCGGTAGATGGAAGGATGCAGCGGTCTGAAAGGGGAGTGCCGATGCGTGTCCATTACCTGCAACATGTTTCATTCGAAGGGCCGGGGGCGGTCGACACCTGGAGCCGGCGGACCGGCTTGACCGTCACCTGGACCAGATTCCATGAAGCGTGGGAGTTGCCGGATCTCCGCGGGCTGGATCTTCTGGTGATCCTGGGTGGTCCGATGAGCGTGAACGACGGGCTGGCGCATCCATGGCTTGCGCAGGAGCGCGCATTCATTCGCCGTGCCATTGACGCTGGCACGAGGGTTCTCGGGATCTGTCTGGGGGCACAATTGATCGCGAGTGCTCTGGGTGCGCGGGTGCACCCGAACAGCGAGAAGGAGATCGGGTGGTTCCCGGTTGCCGGGGTCCCGTCTGCCGGCAATGCTGTCTACCGATTCCCACCGTCATTCCCCGCATTTCACTGGCACGGCGAGACGTTCGATCTACCTGCGGGGGCAGTGCCTCTCGCGCGGAGCGCGGCGTGCTCCCAACAGGCATTTCAGGTCGGCCGGCGCGTCATCGGTCTGCAGTTCCACCTCGAGGCCACACCCGAAGCGGTCATGGATCTGGTTGACCACTGTGCCGGGGATCTCACCCCATCGCGGTTCGTGCAATCGCGGGAGGCCATCCTCGGAACCGGTGACGATGTTTTTCGAACGTTGCATGCAGTGATGTTCGATCTGCTGCAGTATCTCATCCGCGATTGAGTGCGAAGCGGACCGGACCGGCCGGGATCAAGGAGCGGCATTCAATGACCGCACGCCGT
Above is a window of Ignavibacteriota bacterium DNA encoding:
- the nosD gene encoding nitrous oxide reductase family maturation protein NosD; the encoded protein is MTALPPTAGTHPGRSAGIRRVCCRCFVAALLVGGVVQPLPAIGQSLISRIAAARPGDTVLVRGGVWEGDLVLDRRIALIGVGSPVIRGSGNGSTITITADSCTVAGFVIERCGRMLVHEDAGILVRSKGNRILRNRLRDILFGVYLFRGRGNTIDGNEITGRRHLDVGQRGSGIHVYDSPWNVIAGNTVTDVRDGIYIQNANHTHIERNNVHHVRYGLHYMYADSNTFLGNRFEDNAAGAAVMYSRGIVMRHNVFARNRAFSAFGVLLQDCHGLVADSNIVDDNAIGIFLENSRHGRFRHNIIARNDLALQMFQNADGNTFTENAFIDNLSPLVVVGKRTGSRWSDGGRGNYWSGYEGYDLDGDGVGDVPMRIQNVFHYLEGRNSAVRLFLYSPASQALAAASAAFPIMQLTEASDPHPLMDRERLFTGHAMGRNP
- a CDS encoding ABC transporter ATP-binding protein, translating into MIEVSHLSKNFERTKAVRDVSFTVREGEVFAFLGPNGSGKSTTLKCIVGLSLPDRGSIRISGIDIRREPRAARQVISYLPQRVVFPDSLTAREILMFHARLRGVAPAVVDAVLEKARFVTGADRPVGGFSGGMTQRLGLAVVALPDASVLLLDEPTANLDPHGVRRFREFIVQQKEAGKTIVFSTHLLAEAEQLADRVGIFVGGRLVAEESVESLQALSRTAHSIEDLYLHYVGDEHDEA
- a CDS encoding nitrous oxide reductase accessory protein NosL, coding for MMKHSLALFLVLTFIAAGCGGNEPRPVDIFPEDLCAGCRMAISDARFASEIIATDGTVHKYDDIGCLLHARQKMPAHEIAAIFVKDYETLAWVPYGRSTIVTAGIHTPMGSGRIAFASADRAAAFVKAHPPEEKTGENCEACTE
- a CDS encoding ABC transporter permease; translation: MRTAKRARSDAMTTSPIVLIAQRELTITVRNRWTVIMAAVFGVLMLVIAWAGVAAEGYDGMADFTRTSASMVNLVLYVVPLMALVLATLSFAGDRGTTELLFSQPVSRTEVMLGKIAGLFVAMGGAMVAGFIVSGGVILFQTGTEGIGGFIAFAVMTLLLGLIFLCVGALATMLAGRRPRSFGFAILLWFHFVLFYDLVVLGLASQLRGQSAVTALFLSLFGNPVDLVRVASLIVLDNETIFGATGAALLRFLGGPEVSMLVLVVAAMLWVGLPLLWARVVLRSQDI
- a CDS encoding 4Fe-4S binding protein → MTPAGTHKWVPIVDDDLCTGCGACVEACGPRCLELVAGKALLVRPHDCGSEEHCIAPCQEDAIRMAWVPWEGDCARGRWKDAAV
- a CDS encoding type 1 glutamine amidotransferase produces the protein MRVHYLQHVSFEGPGAVDTWSRRTGLTVTWTRFHEAWELPDLRGLDLLVILGGPMSVNDGLAHPWLAQERAFIRRAIDAGTRVLGICLGAQLIASALGARVHPNSEKEIGWFPVAGVPSAGNAVYRFPPSFPAFHWHGETFDLPAGAVPLARSAACSQQAFQVGRRVIGLQFHLEATPEAVMDLVDHCAGDLTPSRFVQSREAILGTGDDVFRTLHAVMFDLLQYLIRD